In Nitrospirota bacterium, the DNA window GCGATAGTCCGTCACGATGTCGTGGTCGCTCGAAGCGAAGGACCATAGTCCCTCAGCCAGATTGGTGATGATGGAATCCTCCGCTCGCGCTTCGCCGTGATTGCTCGGCCCGGCGTGTCGGTGTGAATCGATGGAGACGTAGGCGACTTTTCCGGAGATGTCCTTGAGATCTACCGCACGCCTGAGCACGAAGTTGAGGTCTCGCTTTTCTCCCGCCGCGAAGGTGACGGGAATCGTGTGGATGTCGTACTCGAATCCGAGCGAGGCGGTCACCCGGTACTTGCCGGGTTCGATCTGCCCTTCGAACTGGCCGTCGCTCGTCCATATGACTTTCTTGGTGTTCCGGTAGGGCGTTTGCACCCAGAGTCGCGCGAGCTGCCGGGCCTCTTCATCCGAAGGATCCGGCATCTTGTCGTACAGAAACGAAATCTTTCCGGGGAGCAGCGTTCCCGAACTGTCTTTGATTGTTCCATTGAAGGATGTCGTCTCTCCCACCGTGAGTTCCTGTCCCACGCTCCCCTCCGCGGGCAGACTGACTTTGACTTCGGCGCCCTTCGCGTAGCCGTCCGCGATCCTCGACATGAATGGGTAGCCGGAAGGATACATGATGTTCTCCCCCTCGCTCTCGCCCGTGGCCGAGAGCGTCCATTCGCCCGCCGGGAGTCTCATGGAGTACGAGCCCCCCGAACGCGTTACGGCCATCGAATCGTAATTTCCCGAACCGTCGAGGGCGTGAACACGGGCGCCTTCGACGGACGCGCCGGTGTCGGTTTTCACATTACCGGAAATGGTTCCGATTCCCTCGATGCCGCTGAGGTCCAGCCGCGCGCCGTTCAACTCCGCCACGTCCCGCCCAACCGCCAGGTATCGGACGAAGCTTGTTTCCTGTCCGGGGTCCAGCTCGATTTCGGCTTCGTAGGCGCCGAAAATCATGAAGTCTCCGGTGAGACCCGGACCCGCGAGAAGCGCGATCGTCTGATCGTCCGGCAAAAAGAGGCCGTAGGCGACTTCGTGACGTTCCCCCACGGCGCCGAGCATCTTGGTGGAATTCTGGGGGGTCTCAACCCCGGTCGTCAGGAGAAGGCCGAGATTGACGGCGTCGGTGATCTCCTTCCGGTTGAATCCGACACCGAGCATGTAGGGATCGGCGGCGTGATCGCTGAAGATAATGGCGTCGCCCGCCGTCTTGCGCAGCGTTTCATTCGAGCCGAAGGTGGCGAGAGCGCGGCGGATGGCGAGCCGATCCGGGGCTGAGAGGAGCGAGCTGACTGTGGTGAGGAATTCGGCCACGTCCAACGGCCTCGGCCAGTGTTCGTCGCTGTCGTTCTTTACAAACGTTTCGATTCGAATGGCATTCGATGAAGGACCCAGCGTGTATCGGGTACGGATTTTGAGGCCGTTGTCCCGACCCAGATCAAGAGCAGCGATCACCGAGCTTGCCGTCCCCCCCCCGGCTCCCGCGAGGGCGGCGCCGAATTCGACCGTGCCATCTCGACCTTCCGCCTCGATGACGGCGGGTTTCTCGAATCCTCCCGGATCGACCACCGTGACCGTGTCCACGTCTTGCAGCCGCATCAGCCCGAAAATCGGGGAATACTCCTTGATCATGTCCTGCCCCGGCTCGCCGCCGGATCGGATGAGATCCGCATCGATGATCGCGCCGCCGTTGTGGATGTACCCGTCCGACGGCTGCTCATTGTGAATGACGAACGCGACTTTATCGTTGTAAATTCTGTAGTCTCCCAGCTCCGATTCCCCCGCGGGGCCTTTGATCAGCGCCGCCTCGTCCGTGATCTTCCCCGCGCGCGTTTCACCTTCTACGAGCAACGCCGTGGTATCGAGAACCGGGGTCTTCTTTTTCTCCTGGGATTGACAAGCAAACGACAACGATACGATGCAGAACAAGACCGCTGCGGCTTTCACGATGGACACCATGTTAGTCCTCCGCCGCGAAAAATCAATTCAGGCACGCAAAGGCTTCGGAGGGGAGGAGGAAACGGGCACCGGAGGATTCGAGAGATGGAAGGGTTTGCGCGAGGCCTTCATACGTGTTGCCCCAAACGGAGGCGCTGAGGAATGTGATGGGATCGCCGCGGGCCGAAGACCCGTTGAGGACGGCGTTGATGCGGTCGGCGAAGGTGGCGGGCGTGTCTTCGTACTGGCTGGCCACGGCCAGTGCCCACTTGCCGTCGCCGTACTGAAAGCTTTTCGAGCCGGGGAATTCGACATAACCGACGAGGAAACCTTTATTGGCCGTGCCGGCTTCAACGGCGGCGATGGTCTTCCATGTCGGATCACTCGCCGTCAGGAGCGGAACGTCCAGGAACCACGTGGATGTCAGGCCGAGCCGTCCTGCGGTTTCAAAGCTTTTCCTCATGAACTCCTCCGCGGACCGATGATACGCCGGGAGGGCGTAGCCGATTCCCATCATCGAAACCCATTCGTCATTCGGGGTTACGCCGCTGAGATAGTAATCCATGGCGGCGGGCCCCAGCGCGAGGAGCGAGAGGCCGATGCTCCAACCGACGGGCAGGGCTCCGCGCAACGGGCTCTCCCAGTAGTCGGGGCGGACATACCGGTTGAAAGGGATGGACACGTTGTCCGCATCACTGATGGCGACAACAAATCGGGCCTTGCCCGAGGAGCAGATCGAGCCGGAACCTCCGACCGCAGCGTGTGGCACGGAAGGCGGTTGGGACGGAACCACAGCCGAGTGAACGGAGAGATTGCTCGTCGTATCGGAAGGCACCAGGAACAAGCCGGCTTCGGAGATGGCCTTCACCGCCAGAAACTCCTCCACGCCATTGAGGGCGATGTAGCCGTAGATGGGGGTGACCGCGGGCAGGAGATTAAAGAGGGACCGCACCTTTTCCCACTGTTCCATGAGGGGCCGCGCGTATGCGGTCATCACTCCCTGCTGGATTAGAAAATCGCGAAGACGGAATTCCGTCGGCGTGAGATCGGCGAGGCGCGGGAAAGTTTGCCCCCTAAGTCGCCGCTCGACCTCGGCGAGCGCTTCGCTTTCTGATTTGAACATGCCCCTCAGATCGACCCTCTCCGCGCTCGGGAGGTATGCGGCGGCCGTGTCCTCGATGGAATCGAACAGAATCACACCGGGATCAACGGCGGCCATCGCATGAGCGATGTGAAGGCTCCAGGGTTCCTTCGCCGAAACCAGGTAGACCCGCCTCACGCTGGAACCGAACAGGGACAACGCCCCACTGAGATCGATCGAATCTTCCCATTTCACCCCGTATCGGTCTCGATAGACGTTCATCCAGAAGCGAGCGCTCATGCCATCCTCGTCGGTTTCCCACGGTCGATCGCCTTCCTTGCCGCCGCCGATCAGATAGAGACGGACCTCATCGCGATTGATCGTTCCTTGGAGGGTCGAAGCCAGAATGTTTCGCTCCAAGTTCTCGTCCGCCAGCGTGACGGGATAGATTTTCCCCAGAGGTGGTCGGCGATTGAGATACATCTGATCGAAAGCCGAGAGGCCGGAGGAGAGTGGGCTGTTGTTGTCGCACCCGGCGACAGTGAGCATCAGGCAGCAAGCGGTGAGGGCGAGGCGCGTGATCCCGTGATCCCGTGATCCCGTGATCCCGATCAGGTCCGTTTTCGGGCTTCTTTCTGATTCCCTCGGGTTCACGGGTTCACGATTTACGGGCTCACGACCTCACGGCCAGAAGGCCGTCGTCGGATTGTGCCCCGAGACGTGGCAGTTGTAGCACATGGCGTTCGACAAGGTCTGGTCATTTTCATAGCCGTGACACACCGAACAGTTTGAGGGCATTGCGCTGCTGCGCTTGGATTGAATGAACATCAAGTGCAGTTCGTGGAGTCCCTGGCCGCTTGCGGCCTCCGGCGTCTTTGTGGCGAAGGAGTGACAATCTGTGCAGGTCGCAATCGTCCCGTGGCGCGGATCCTGGAAGGAGTGGCAGCCGACGCACCCCGGTGCGATGAATTGGACCTTGGCGCCGCTCTTGCGCGGTTTGTCGGCAGGATAGCCCTTCTCGAACACATCGGTGTGACGCGTCCGAGTTTGAGTCAGCATTTCGTATGGTCTGCCGGGTCCATCATACGTTCCTCCCGTACCGAGGTCCGGGTGGGCCGAGCTGCGTACCTGATTCGGCAGCCAGAGGTGGCAGGACGAGGCGCAATCGCCCTTCGACTCGGTGACACCCGGCGGGTAAGCATCGAGTGAATGTCGGCTGCCGGTTGAGGTGACCGGATGGCAAGTGAAGCAGGTGTCGGGTTCCAGCGTGAAGGCCGGGTGCCGGCCGCGACGCGGCCAATCGAGAACATACTCCTCCAATCCCGTGAAAGGTGACGTTCGGGCGAGCAGCCCCTTCGATGAAGTACCGAGCCATTCTCTCGGACCATCCGCATCGCTGCCGCGGGCAGCCGTGAGAGCGGCATAATCGTGACACGTCGAGCATTCGACGCCCACGCGGGGCTTGTCCTCGTCGGCGCAGCCGGCGAGGGTGAACAGTAAGCAGTAAGCAGTGAGCAGCAAGCGCGTGATCCCGTGATCCCGTGAGCCCGTGAGCCCGATCAGACTCGTTTTCAGGCCGTTCTCTGATTCCGTCTGGTTCACGGGTTCACGATTCACGGGCTCACGATTTGCCATTCACGGCATATTCCCGTCCGGCGTCATCTCCTCACCGAGCGGTTCGCGGAGGCTGAAGTCCGGATGGTTGATGTAGCCGAGGTTGTTTCCGGGAAAGCCCAGTGCGGCATAGGCGACGGGACTGGTGTAGTACACTCCCCGGATGAACTTGAACAGGTAGCCGAGGAGAGGCAACGTGGCCTCGATGGATTTCGTGACTTCGGTGCGTTCCTCAAGGCCTAGCGTCTTGTACTCGGCTCCGTATTTCTTCTTGGCCTGGTCATCCAGGAATGTGACGATCAGGGGGGCGGCGGCCGCCAGAGGCAGCATGGGGTCGTAGAGCTGTTCGAGCGGGCAGACTTCGGCTGCGCCCGGCAGACCGCGGGGGTCCTCCTTTGCGCTCGGAATGACGGTGTCCGCCAGGGCGAGAAGCGTCTCCTCCTCGTGGTTCGTCGGTTTCTGGCACGAACCGAAGAACACGTTCGGCTCATCCTCCGATCTTTTCGCGCAGGCGCCGACCAGCGGAAGCAGCATGGCTTGGCCGACGGCGAGCAGGAAACTGCGGCGGTCAGGAGAGACCGCCGTGCTTGCATCCTTGTTGCGCGGCCCGGATGGCCGCATGACGCGGCAAGTGCGGCGGTCCCAGGTCAACATCTTCGATAGGTGCCGAGGACTGAGGACGGAGATGAGTAGGGGAGCAGCTTTAGCTGCTCCCTCATCTTGGGAGGACCTAAAGGTCCTCCCCTACGAAGCGTTTCCCTCATAGTTTGTGGTTCAGTACGATGTACTCGGCAATCCGCTCCGCGTTCGCGGCGATCGTCAGGGAGGAATTGACGCCCGTTCCGCAAGGGACGCTTCCCCCGTCCGTCACAAAAAGTCCCTTGTAGCCGAACACCTCGCCGTTCGGGTCGCACACGGCCGTCTCCGGCGAATACCCGATCCGACAGGCGGACAGCAGATGGGCGGCGCCCCGCTCGAAGCCGCGGGGCGCTGCGTTCAAGACCTCGGCGTTGCCCGCGCGGGCGATTTCTTCCGCCACGCCCCTCGCCTTGTCCATGAAGGCCTGGAAGATGGGCGTAACCGGAAGGTCGACGATGGCTTTGCCTGTGTTGTCGATTCGCACCGTTCCTTCACCTTTGACCAGCCCGGTGAGCACGCAGGGGACCAGGCGGTTTCGGTACACGTCGTAGGCGAAGTGCTTGCTGTCGATCCCCCAAGCGAGTTCGGGGCTGCCGCCCGCGCGTCGGAGGTCCAGTCCGCCGAAGATGCCGGGTGGGATGGAGCCGGTGTGCATTTGGATGAGGTGTGAATTCCACCAGCCGAAGGTTTGCATCACGGCGTTGTTGCGCCCGCGCCAGATCGCCATGTTGTCGTAATAGGGCTTGGGCAGGAGCCACAGCCACGCAAGGTCGCCGTTGCTCGAGAAGTTCTGGCCGACTTGATCGGACAGCTTGTCGAGACCGGAGTTCGAGCGGAGGAGGAGGGCGGCGTCTTCAATGGCGTTGCAGGCGATGCACACGAGCGGGGCGTCGATTGCCTGAAGGCTTCCGTAGGGGTCGCGGTATTCCACGCGGTAGCCGCGGTCGGCGGTATTGATCCGCGTGGCCTTGCAATTCACGCGGAACTCAACGCCGAGGGCCTCGGCGGCCGGAATGTAGTTCAGGGTCAGACTTCTCTTGGCGTCGTAGATGCAACCGGCCTCGCAATAGCCGCACTGCACGCAGTTCACATAGGGAAACCTCCCGCGGTCCACCTTCTTTCCGGCCGCTTGGATGAGTCGGGCAAAAAAGGTTCCACCGGCAGGCACTTCATCCCATCGGGCCTGCGTGATGGACATCATCGACTCGACTTTCTCATAGTAGGGATTCATGACGGAACGAGTGATCTCGTCCGGCCACGGCTTGTAGCCGGTCTCGTCCACGAATTCGAAGACCTCTTTCGGCGAGCGGAGCATCATGCCCGAGAACATGACCGATCCGCCGCCGAGGGTGCGCGCATAGCGGAAGAGCGCCTCGAAGTCGGAGGAAGGAATCACATTGTAGAGGGTTTGGAGGTACCGCGGGTCCCAGCTTTGGCGGAAATCCTTGGCCGTGTTCCGAGCCCCCCATTCCAGGACGACCACTTTTCGCCCTGCCTCGGCAAGCCGGAGCGCCGTGATCGAACCGCCAAACCCGGAACCGATGATGACCGCGTCGGGTGATCCTCCCATGGCATCTGCAATACAACATGGTTCCGATCCACGCAAGGATTGGGGGGTGTGGTCGAAGCCCTCGGCTTCAGGTTGGTCTGGAAACTGCCGATGGAGACGATAGAGCCATGGTGTACCCGGATGCCGCGATGGCGGCGGTCGAAATGCAAGCCCTCCATGATGCGCATATGGAGGCGGTATACCGGAGCGCAGGCGACCCCCGGGAGTGGGCACGAGCGATGGAACAGCTCGGCCGGGAATCGGCGAATCGCCAGGGGGAGGGGGGGAGCAGGCTGACCCCTTTGGAGCGGCTGTACCTCTACTGCCACCTTGAGATTTCGACCGATCCCGTGCGAGCGGCATCGCTCCAACCGGTCCTTCGAAAGTACCTCGATGCATGGCCCGACGATTTCTTCCTCCTCTACGCGGAAACCGAACTCAGCAATCTTCTCGGCGTAGACTCCCCCCATCGAGACCGGCTCG includes these proteins:
- a CDS encoding GMC family oxidoreductase codes for the protein MGGSPDAVIIGSGFGGSITALRLAEAGRKVVVLEWGARNTAKDFRQSWDPRYLQTLYNVIPSSDFEALFRYARTLGGGSVMFSGMMLRSPKEVFEFVDETGYKPWPDEITRSVMNPYYEKVESMMSITQARWDEVPAGGTFFARLIQAAGKKVDRGRFPYVNCVQCGYCEAGCIYDAKRSLTLNYIPAAEALGVEFRVNCKATRINTADRGYRVEYRDPYGSLQAIDAPLVCIACNAIEDAALLLRSNSGLDKLSDQVGQNFSSNGDLAWLWLLPKPYYDNMAIWRGRNNAVMQTFGWWNSHLIQMHTGSIPPGIFGGLDLRRAGGSPELAWGIDSKHFAYDVYRNRLVPCVLTGLVKGEGTVRIDNTGKAIVDLPVTPIFQAFMDKARGVAEEIARAGNAEVLNAAPRGFERGAAHLLSACRIGYSPETAVCDPNGEVFGYKGLFVTDGGSVPCGTGVNSSLTIAANAERIAEYIVLNHKL
- a CDS encoding carboxypeptidase regulatory-like domain-containing protein — protein: MSIVKAAAVLFCIVSLSFACQSQEKKKTPVLDTTALLVEGETRAGKITDEAALIKGPAGESELGDYRIYNDKVAFVIHNEQPSDGYIHNGGAIIDADLIRSGGEPGQDMIKEYSPIFGLMRLQDVDTVTVVDPGGFEKPAVIEAEGRDGTVEFGAALAGAGGGTASSVIAALDLGRDNGLKIRTRYTLGPSSNAIRIETFVKNDSDEHWPRPLDVAEFLTTVSSLLSAPDRLAIRRALATFGSNETLRKTAGDAIIFSDHAADPYMLGVGFNRKEITDAVNLGLLLTTGVETPQNSTKMLGAVGERHEVAYGLFLPDDQTIALLAGPGLTGDFMIFGAYEAEIELDPGQETSFVRYLAVGRDVAELNGARLDLSGIEGIGTISGNVKTDTGASVEGARVHALDGSGNYDSMAVTRSGGSYSMRLPAGEWTLSATGESEGENIMYPSGYPFMSRIADGYAKGAEVKVSLPAEGSVGQELTVGETTSFNGTIKDSSGTLLPGKISFLYDKMPDPSDEEARQLARLWVQTPYRNTKKVIWTSDGQFEGQIEPGKYRVTASLGFEYDIHTIPVTFAAGEKRDLNFVLRRAVDLKDISGKVAYVSIDSHRHAGPSNHGEARAEDSIITNLAEGLWSFASSDHDIVTDYRPLIQELGLQDKVVAFNSVEISTAGVTDADGKVKPFSGHFNPFPVLLGGGINKGAPIWWAPSRTPGLIDGTPASIFKYAREKLLAKVIQINHGGDDGYFCWRGYDPATHTAADPLYSDNYELMEIINGKGKDNWLSELTIWYGQLNFGGKTVGVAVSDSHHRLNGEPGYGRTYVGVPVSVNAPKLFTDEELIKRLTCEGVEAGKEPCRNYIVSGGPFIRVRLVHGQFIDVSKGIGDTLKAKFARLQFEIHAPTWMGKLDFRINENGKTLYTSKSKEMSQCAQSATGTKRFDCDVTVSPSADAWYNIETRVEEGLESANTLDPVYPGAIAFAVTGPLYLDVDSNGWTPPNTAPEIRRRDGKNCD